TGATGGGATCTCTTGCGTTCCAAAATTCTTTTTCCTTCGCATCCCTTAATTCGTCAGGATCAGCGAGGGAGTGTCCACGGAAACGATAGGTTAAGGCTTCGATGAGGGTAGGTCCCTCTCCTGCCCTAGCACGGGCGATCGCCTTTTGAGCCACATCACGCACCGCCAAAACATCCATACCATCTACCTCATAGCCCTCCATATTAAAAACACTGGCTTTTTTGTAGATTTCAGGCTGGGATGTCGCGCGATCATGAGCCATACCAATGGCCCATTTATTATTTTCTACCACATAAATAACAGGCAACTTCCACAACGCCGCCATATTTAAACACTCAAAAAACTGTCCATTATTACTCGCACCATCACCAAAGAAACATACCGTTACTTGATCCGAACTTTCATCTCCCAATGCCTTACGACGGTACATAGTTTGATAAGCCGCCCCTGTGGCGACAGGAATACCCTCTGCCACAAAAGCATAACCACCTAATAACTTATGTTCTGCAGAAAACATGTGCATGGAGCCACCACGCCCCTTACTACAGCCTGTGGACTTACCAAACAACTCTGCCATTACTTCCCTAGCAGGGACATTACTACTGAGGGCGTGAACGTGATCTCTGTAGGTACTACATACATAATCTTCATTAGCTCTTAAAGATTTGACGATACCACTAGAAACCGCTTCTTGTCCGTTGTAGAGGTGAACAAAACCGAACATTTTGCCTCTGTAGTACATCTCAGCACACTTATCTTCAAATAAGCGTCCTAAAACCATATCTTCGTAATAAACTAAACTTTCTTCTTTAGAAATTTTTACTGTAGAATGATCAAATTTTGGTAGGGTTCTTTCTTCTGCCATATCAAATTACTATATTTATATTATCTTAATTATCAAATATCCTTGTCCAATTAGCAATCAATTAAGTAAGAGGGAACGGGGAATAGGCAATAGTGATAATATTTTGATGTGTCGGTTTTTAGCATCATTCAATTATATTTCATACCATGATTAAGCAACGATATTAATTACTAAAAGGTGTAAACCGTGGTGGATTATCCCTTTGGGGAATAGAAAAATCAGTATCAGGATCAAAATCTTGAAAAATAGTAGAACTATCAGGGGCAATCTCCATTTCCGTTTCCCGAGTTACCCTTCTCACAGGCACAATATAAAATACTAATTCAAAATCTCGATTCATTCTCAAACTCACATAATCCCTTACTAACTCCACCTGTCGGGAGGTAATTTCCTTATCTGTTTGCATCGTAACATTGATAAGAGGGGGGTTTTGAGTCCAAATAATACCAACTCTCACCGACTCCACATCTTGCCCTACGGTAATGGTTTCATTGGCAAGTTGGCGATTAATTTCTTTTTCTATCTGCTGTTGTTGGATAAGTTGGAAAAAACTTGCCCCAAGGGGAATTAACAAAAACGCTGTCATCACACTCGCCCATCCCAAGGCTTTGGTGGCTTTGGTATAACCAGAAAGGATAAAAGCGACCATACAAGAGAGGGTAATTCCTAATAAGTTGGTGATATAGAGTAAAAATGCACCCATGGCATAGGGATATAACCCCCCTGCCAAGGAAATACCCACCACACATAAAGGAGGCATGAGAGCAACGGCGATCGCTGTTCCTGCAAGGGTTTCACTGATCCCCGATCGCACCTTACCAAAACCACTAATAAGCCCTGCACTAATGGCAATACCCAAATCAATGAGAGTCGGTTGAGTTCTGGCAATAATTTCGGAACCCACATCAGGTAATGCCACCACCAAAGCAATAAACCAAGATAATAATAAAGAAACTAGAGTAGCCCCTACCAAAGAAAAAATAGACTTATTAAACAATCTTAAATCCGCCTCACAGGCAGAAAAAGCCAAACCCCGTAAAGGCAACATCAAAGGGGCTACAATCATCGCCCCAATAATCACCGCCGCACTATTACTCAACAAGCCAAAGGAAGCGATGAGACAAGATGCCACAGTACATAAAATATAGTCCACACCCCAAGTAGAATCGTCATTTAATTCCTGATGTAGTTTAGCGATACGGGTGGCAGAAACTCGGGGTAAAATTCGATTTACCGATAATTTTATCCATCGCCAAACAGCCCTTACTTTTTTACGGTTGAGCCATTCATCGACAAAACTTTGTACTTGTTGTTTAAGGTTTGATGGATTCATCATCCAAATTATTCCCCCAAATTAAAGTTGTAGGGTGGTTTTGGCTGCCATCTGAGTCTTTTTCTTCTCGGATTCTGACAACTGTTGCCCTGTTTCTAATCGAGTTGCGCTAGTTTGTAATACCGTTGCTCCACTTTCATCTCCTAATTGTAGGGCAGTTTTGGCGGCATTTTGCAAGAGGGTTGCGGCACCTTTATTGTCTCCCTGCTCAATTTTTTCCTGGGCTAAGCGAGTTTGGCGATATTTGGCGAGGGTGAGTAAGGATT
The sequence above is a segment of the Cyanobacterium stanieri PCC 7202 genome. Coding sequences within it:
- a CDS encoding pyruvate dehydrogenase (acetyl-transferring) E1 component, alpha subunit (PFAM: Dehydrogenase E1 component~TIGRFAM: pyruvate dehydrogenase E1 component, alpha subunit~COGs: COG1071 Pyruvate/2-oxoglutarate dehydrogenase complex dehydrogenase (E1) component eukaryotic type alpha subunit~InterPro IPR001017:IPR017597~KEGG: cyh:Cyan8802_4191 pyruvate dehydrogenase (acetyl-transferring) E1 component, alpha subunit~PFAM: dehydrogenase E1 component~PRIAM: Pyruvate dehydrogenase (acetyl-transferring)~SPTR: Pyruvate dehydrogenase (Acetyl-transferring) E1 component, alpha subunit;~TIGRFAM: pyruvate dehydrogenase (acetyl-transferring) E1 component, alpha subunit); translation: MAEERTLPKFDHSTVKISKEESLVYYEDMVLGRLFEDKCAEMYYRGKMFGFVHLYNGQEAVSSGIVKSLRANEDYVCSTYRDHVHALSSNVPAREVMAELFGKSTGCSKGRGGSMHMFSAEHKLLGGYAFVAEGIPVATGAAYQTMYRRKALGDESSDQVTVCFFGDGASNNGQFFECLNMAALWKLPVIYVVENNKWAIGMAHDRATSQPEIYKKASVFNMEGYEVDGMDVLAVRDVAQKAIARARAGEGPTLIEALTYRFRGHSLADPDELRDAKEKEFWNARDPIKKFAQYLTENNIVTQAELDAIDKKVMETIEDAVKFAEESPEPDPSELYDYIFA
- a CDS encoding protein of unknown function DUF389 (PFAM: Domain of unknown function (DUF389)~TIGRFAM: uncharacterized hydrophobic domain~COGs: COG1808 membrane protein~InterPro IPR005240~KEGG: syp:SYNPCC7002_A1894 hypothetical protein~PFAM: protein of unknown function DUF389~SPTR: Conserved hypothetical membrane protein), which encodes MMNPSNLKQQVQSFVDEWLNRKKVRAVWRWIKLSVNRILPRVSATRIAKLHQELNDDSTWGVDYILCTVASCLIASFGLLSNSAAVIIGAMIVAPLMLPLRGLAFSACEADLRLFNKSIFSLVGATLVSLLLSWFIALVVALPDVGSEIIARTQPTLIDLGIAISAGLISGFGKVRSGISETLAGTAIAVALMPPLCVVGISLAGGLYPYAMGAFLLYITNLLGITLSCMVAFILSGYTKATKALGWASVMTAFLLIPLGASFFQLIQQQQIEKEINRQLANETITVGQDVESVRVGIIWTQNPPLINVTMQTDKEITSRQVELVRDYVSLRMNRDFELVFYIVPVRRVTRETEMEIAPDSSTIFQDFDPDTDFSIPQRDNPPRFTPFSN